The following nucleotide sequence is from Glycine max cultivar Williams 82 chromosome 9, Glycine_max_v4.0, whole genome shotgun sequence.
acaaatgttaatttaatttgatgaacCCACTAACTAGTAACTATCACATTCCTTGTGCCATcaagttattaaaatattactatTGTAAGTGAGTGTGATAGCATTCCTTTTCAAAACCTTTATACTCAAGTTATTACAAAATTATctaaatacaatttttaaagCATCTGTTAAGAGCTgttcaaaccaaaaaaatgttaagataAGTTTTTCATTTAACgtgcaacattttttttttatacgtgCAAGAATTGGTTTAACAAATCACTAACTCAAGACTTATATAAAGAATTcatcaaaagttaatgaaatCCGAACAGAACTAATctcccataaaaaaaaaaaaaagaaatctgtACAGAACTAAAATGTAATGTGCATGcttaataagttatattttgatttgtttaatGGTCCCTGTGGGAAAAAAGATGGATAAGATGAACTGTTGGAAAAGCAAGCTTAGTGGCGCACGCGGTTGAATTGAAAGATCAAAGATCTGATCCATCCGAGTTACGCAAAGCCAAAGAAGGAACAATAGCGTTGTCAGAGTCAGCGGTGAACCAAGTCACGAAACGCGCACGCACTGCTACAATACACTACagtgtttttttaatcatttactcgtacagaatattttttttctgatttagTGATGATTAATTTGTGTTGAAAGATCAAACTGATTATCTTTGGTGGAATTCactcattttaattactttttttcatacataaaattcaaatctaaaactttattaaaagaTACCAAATTCAGTATTACTGGATACAGTATGGTTTGATAGTATTTATAAGagtaagaataataaaaaaagtggtAGTACTAGTAAAACCAAAGACCAAGCAAGGCTGGTCAATCCTGCGGCAAACACAGTCCATCTGTTAATAATGCATAATCATATCCTTTGACCGACAGGTGTGAATCTCACCTTTTTCTAAATTGGATCATTAAGGCCACCCCACCTGTAGCTACCGGTGAAGAGGTTGTTCCACTGCCTTTAAGTCTCATTCATATTCATTGCTATTCCTCATTCACAATTCACAACAACACACAACATATTATTAAGACACACCCCAAACCAAACCACTTCACACAGAACACATATCCATTGGTGGTGAGTTCCAActtctttctttgctttcttttcTGTCTTTTAGCTTCCCAAAGGAATATACTATCATATATCATAGTATAtcctctttcttttgtttttgtttttgtttagctgAAGTTGGATCAGTATGGCAAATGCTAAACACACTTCACTTGCAATTCTGATCGGGAACCTTCTCTTATATCCACtattctttgttttatttaatgtagATTTGCTGATCAATACActcttcattttatttctcattCGGTTCTATGATCTATTGGCTTTTGTAGTCGGTACTATTCCCCTTCTTTGTTTTCCAAATGCTTTTGTGATTATTACTACAGCAAATTTggaatattttgtttcttgaaaAAGCTATAAAATTCAACTTTTGTTATGGGTAAGCAAGTAAAGTAACTAAGTGTTTTGGTTTCCACTACAAGCTCCCTTCTCCAGAAGAATCCTATTCTATTCTCTTCTCTTGTTTTGTCCATTTTTCTTTATGCCTGCATTGGATATTTTTGCCGCATAAATCTATCTAACAGAAAGGAAAAAGTTCCATTTTTTCAAccattccttttttcttttcttttttccaatttggggcgaaagaaaaaaaaatgggactTCAAAGTTTTGTTTTTCCACTTGGGGTTGATAACTTGCAATTCTTTGTAAAGGGGGAGTGTTTTCCACCATTCATCACACGCACTTGCcatccttgtttttttttttttgtttgtttcctacATGAACGGTGGATATTTCAACTGCTTTTTTTGTAGTGTGGTATGATCCATGCTTGATTAATAGTTTAACTTGTTAGAAGGAGTATCATGGGTGAACAATTAGGGCTACTAAAAGTCATGGTTGTGCAAGGGAAAAGGTTGGTGATCCGGGATTTCAAGACCAGTGATCCTTATGTAGTACTCAAACTAGGGAATCAGGTAAATAGGATTTATATGTCAAATTCATTTTGTTAGTTTGTTTCTCTTAACATTAACATTATGTAGCATGTTTTAACCTTGAAGTGTTATTAAACTGTACCAGACTGCAAAGACCAAGGTAATTAATAGCTGCTTGAATCCTGTTTGGAATGAAGAGCTGAATTTCACTCTGACAGAACCATTGGGAGTTCTGAATTTGGTGAGTTCCATAATATTTAGTATGCCCCTCATTCTTTGATTTCTTCAGTCTTTCCTAGTTTGTTAGTCATTTTAGCAAGGAAGGCACTCAAGTTCAGTGGTTGTGAaatcctaaatttcataatgagAGATGAAATTaaccaattataaaaaaatgaggaCCAAAAATTGTTGTTTCTAAAGTATGAGgactaaaaatcaattttgaccAAAAATTGAGGCACACATAAAACATATTTGATCCTTTTTTAATCTTGAATACAAGGAACTATTTGTTAGCTCTTATGTTGTATAACTgagttgctttttttttttttctatgtatAGGAAGTGTTTGACAAAGATCTTTTGAAGGCTGATGACAAGATGGGAAATGCTTTCTTGAACCTTCAACCAATAGTCTCTGCAGCCAGATTAAGAGACATCTTAAGAGTGTCCTCTGGTGAGACAACATTAAGGAAGGTCATACCTGATGGTGAAAACTGTCTTGTCCGTGAAAGCAGTATCAACTGTGTCAATGGTGAGGTGGTGCAGAATGTTTGGTTAAGGCTTCGTGGAGTTGAGTCTGGGGAACTAGAATTGACTATCAAGTTGGCCACACCTGTTGCTCCTGCAATATAGTGCAACAATTGCATGTGTCATAAGTGTAGATGTCTAACTAACTTTTATGTCTAGTTGAGTCTTGCTTTTGATTAACTCCTGCATAGATGTTTCtacccaaaaatgaaaaaagaaaaacttaaatacgttttttatctattaaatttTGAGTCACTTttgccttttattttcaaatttaaatttctttctttttagtccctcaatttaaaaaaaaatctttttagtcccttttaattgatttttgacTGTTTGAATTCATTAATTGTAGTGGTTTTTTAATGGATGATAgactaaaaagaatatttttttaaaatcgaggactaaaataataataatttaaatttgaggcataaaaaacaaaagtaatctaatttgagaaaattaaaaacatatttaagtataaaaaaacattaatagaTGCTTATTCCAATTAAATTTAGCAGTGAGTTGGTGATGTCTCATACCCAGTTAAAAGGGCATTAGAAGCCGCATCTTCAAATCAACAAGTAGAAATTTATGGCTTCTTTAGACTTTATGGTGTTCTTCTCTTGTGTTACCTTGTACTACATACCTTCCTCCCCCAAAatagtataaattaatattcattGTAGCTATGAGCATTCATTTGGGTATTGCGTGAGTTTTGATGGTATTGTATTGATCTGCAGATAAGTCAAGAAAAGAGAAATTGTGATGCTTGCTAATTTATACTTCACTTTAGTTATATAAATTTACACATTGAGATGGATCTAGTAAGTATGTATTTGTTTCTATTtatcattttacaaaatagtATTCTTAAACTTGTTTAGAGgtttaaaagataaaacaactatgtcttttaattaattcctaATTCCTAAACTTGTGCTAAATTATTCAATAACCAAAGGAACTGTCTATATGCTCTACATTTTCAATGTGAAAAATTGTACAAGTATAATTACTCGGCCATAATGCAGCTGCATTTACACTCGAGTAACAGTAACACTagatataatgattttttatgctTTCTAAATGGTGGTATATGGGGTAATTTTCCGGTGTCAGATTTCATTATTTCAAGTCCATGACAAACACTCATCGATGATATTATGCAGGACAGTTTCAAGAGTCAAGATGCTGAGCCAAAGCATAAAAACGTTTTGCtagcaaaattttattattgattaactATGCTTtcgattatttaaaaataactatcatatttgtatttttgcttttatttaacTAGGTTTAAAGAATACTcgttatcaaattaaaaaaaatttatcacacGTTTAAAAGTAGTTAAATGTTGAACACTGAACTAGATATAAAGTGAAATTCTATCTGTTGATGGCAGTGTTCCCTGATGTAAATAAAAGTCCCTTGcatttataataacaataataaggaGAAAAAGTCCCTTGCATTTAAGAAGAACaaagaataatttttgttttcttgaccAGTACTTGTACTGTGCATGACATGTTCATAAATTTCTATAGCATCAGTAGATAATGTTATTTAATTGACCTACTAGCCCGTAGGTCCACTAGTGGGAGCATTAAAGAGTTTGTTTTGAggtcaaatatttttcttctcctatTTCTACTACTATACATTAAattgaagatatttttttaataaaaattcaaaaataaattaaaacatcaaataaaacaattaatatgatgtgatataattaataaataatcttaTTCTCTATCAACCTATTTAGACTAAAGTTTGCAAACATAAATTcaaatcaaaaatatattataaacctaagtttgataaaaatgagtttactataacataatttatgtttaaatattttttgttcaaatgttgataaaataattttttttggaaataccaacaaaaattattttaattttatgtttttattataaatatataaatcataagtaattttactttaaaagcATTAAATTTGACTTCTGATTCAAACTATTTGTCTCAAACATAAATATAGGTTGAAAGAGTATTTTGGAACTCCAAAAAAGTATGTTTGAGATATACAAACAAGTATCAAAACATACCCTATGTGattaaaagtttgattttatatctactggaaaaaaataattttttttaaatagatatcATTatcttgaaaaattaattatgtatttttgagGAACTGATATCCTAATTAatcgaaaaaaataaataactacgtcacaatgttttttttagattaatatgtaattgactaattgtgGATTAATATAtagtacaaaaaaaattattgtattttataataattattttacaaattatatttaggaaaatttttattttactaataacAATGCAtacaaattaaacttttatgatatacatatataatgcTATTATactaacattaaatttttaaaaataagtaaaaaaatgtttatgattaattttatccataaaaaaaaattgatgtaggAACATTATTTTACGTAAAAGAGAAATGCCTATAGCTATTATATCCGATCAAgtttaactataaaattaaacaatttcgCGGCATAATTTGCAATTTCATTATTAACTACTAGTTAAAAAAGAGAGGCATAGTAGCAGATTTAAACAGAAAAAGGACagcagttatattttgaaggtttaaaaagaaaataaaaataattatatatattaaaagataatttataaataaaatatatatatatattaaatggaataatattcttttattaatagttataaagtAGAATGTGAAGAGGCTAAGAACATTTTGTGATCACCGATGAATGTGTTGAAGCTGAAGGCGGTGTCGGAGGAGAACCCTAACGAGACTGTGAAAAGGGAAACGGTGGATCTCGGAAACGGAAGC
It contains:
- the LOC100499880 gene encoding protein C2-DOMAIN ABA-RELATED 11-like isoform X1 — encoded protein: MGEQLGLLKVMVVQGKRLVIRDFKTSDPYVVLKLGNQTAKTKVINSCLNPVWNEELNFTLTEPLGVLNLEVFDKDLLKADDKMGNAFLNLQPIVSAARLRDILRVSSGETTLRKVIPDGENCLVRESSINCVNGEVVQNVWLRLRGVESGELELTIKLATPVAPAI
- the LOC100499880 gene encoding Protein C2-DOMAIN ABA-RELATED 11-like (The RefSeq protein has 1 substitution compared to this genomic sequence) — its product is MGEQLGLLKVMVVQGKRLVIRDFKTSDPYVVLKLGNQTAKTKVINSCLNPVWNEELNFTLTEPLGVLNLEVFDKDLLKADDKMGNAFLNLQPIVSAARLRDILRVSSGETTLRKVIPDGENCLVRESSINCVNGEVVQNVWLRLRGVVSGELELTIKLATPVAPAI